A genomic window from Longimicrobiaceae bacterium includes:
- a CDS encoding alpha/beta hydrolase-fold protein codes for MKHASSYALAALTLGGVSRAAHAQAPAPGSELRQATFTMESAVLKETRRINVYVPPGYDAPGAKRFPVLYMPDGGMEEDFPHVALSVDSAIRAGEMRPAIVVGIENTERRRDMTGPTTVHADSAIARHVGGSAAFRAFIRRELMPEVKRRYRTTRETAVMGESLAGLFVTETLFLEPDLFDTYIALSPSLYWNKEELGKKAAARLRARPRLHATFYLSSAGDDIGPEAGRLADTIRANAPAGLRWQYHPRPDLRHATIYLGESPRALREALPPAVRLLGRPAR; via the coding sequence ATGAAGCACGCCAGCTCATATGCTCTCGCCGCGCTCACGCTCGGCGGAGTGAGCCGGGCGGCGCACGCTCAAGCGCCCGCGCCAGGATCCGAGCTGCGGCAGGCGACGTTCACCATGGAATCCGCGGTGCTGAAGGAGACGCGACGGATCAACGTGTACGTGCCGCCCGGCTACGACGCGCCGGGCGCCAAGCGCTTTCCCGTGCTCTACATGCCGGACGGCGGGATGGAGGAGGACTTCCCGCACGTGGCGCTGAGCGTGGATTCCGCGATCCGGGCGGGCGAGATGCGGCCGGCCATCGTGGTGGGAATCGAGAACACGGAGCGGCGGCGGGACATGACCGGGCCCACCACGGTCCACGCGGACAGCGCCATCGCGCGCCACGTAGGCGGCTCGGCGGCGTTTCGCGCGTTCATCCGCCGCGAGCTGATGCCGGAGGTGAAGCGGCGCTACCGCACGACGCGCGAGACGGCGGTCATGGGCGAGTCGCTGGCCGGGCTGTTCGTCACCGAGACGCTTTTCCTGGAGCCCGACCTGTTCGACACCTACATCGCGCTGAGCCCCAGCCTGTACTGGAACAAGGAGGAGTTGGGTAAGAAGGCGGCAGCCCGGCTACGCGCCCGCCCGCGCCTCCACGCCACGTTCTATCTCTCGTCCGCCGGCGACGACATCGGGCCCGAAGCCGGGCGACTAGCGGACACGATCCGCGCGAACGCGCCCGCCGGGCTGCGCTGGCAGTACCACCCGCGCCCGGACCTGCGGCACGCGACCATCTACCTCGGCGAGTCGCCGCGGGCGCTGCGGGAAGCGCTGCCGCCCGCGGTCCGGCTCCTCGGCAGGCCCGCGAGGTAG